In Xiphias gladius isolate SHS-SW01 ecotype Sanya breed wild chromosome 16, ASM1685928v1, whole genome shotgun sequence, a genomic segment contains:
- the ppp1r9ala gene encoding neurabin-1 isoform X1, which yields MIKAENKGGERTLRSASPHRNAYKSDFHAIKCSFDGPKSEGAAKSYTNGSSDTREDSRGRPFGTRVNKIKNIFLQMDGQQQECQEAKVTLKSDVSPVSPPKLQFPVNTHRVNFNTATSPESNNLDKTPKGEDVEIDKVALAEKFSVTRKLFERGIKEQPAAEKQSPNRVVNRLSLGSASDEGKSTRRVSGSSETTIKSEQTPTSTVKCRPDEKADGEKKHVSKASLNAGPMSKRLENYMAENDSEDNNTAAAKGVMVSSKQHSTTEHLLPTSPTRDSLHKPTSPVKEATNCSPVTNTTNKNTSQTVCVINKPPTSGSNIGLNPTIQVTNAAYKSVSPTTDTTQKPLSPEQITPISHGCKRFSSSADGFSRTSVGCDEGKPHSPPPRDVKQPPPSAGGFQNTNRAKYSEKAKSNDNVVHSPTRDKPLSQTSSLDSKGVGMVRAELVVVQNESSESEENEDENVEDNVFEEEKVQSPKDLTRDLKRTFPPEKQNCNPSHQVIVRDVTKETQKLLETVGEGRLLEDIELKEERREESLVVSQDVDDNREEDDEVAEEETVLEEQVGQGILDRASPVVYGIENAAFVDDRDVDQVLKEEEEGEEEEEEDQMYREYDDCYETPGLSDEEEPPPKRRIKFSTDPILVFSTFSNEEYDRRNDDVDPVAASAEYELEKRVEKMDVFPVEIEKGDNGLGISIIGMGVGADQGLEKLGIFVKTITERGAAEKDGRIQVNDQIVEVDGISLVGVTQLFAATVLKNTKGTVRFLIGREKPGTQSEVARLISETLEQEKNQQQQQQHLDDPYEHSTEEEERYEDQDGADERILGSNFSAGRNVEVFELPDSEALFMPTNMDSSQMAFKFKELQLKHSIATAEINQLMERLRASEEDKSLWEARESALELKIEDGNDKILKLESYWLEAQALCKTVNEQLAETQAQYETLDKKYNKAKKLLKDYQQKEIDFVKKEEELRKNLDEKDKWYKEQLESLQNRIAVLESSGASGAEHQDGHDSAAEEKLSSQGSVTNTQSVDSLLEEQDWRELVPETERLDTSAHKAKGLLAQKAKRQPPSRNKLKESLTEASSHSQETEEEDEQEEQESSRRRRSIQESLSLPVPVCYPGNGQKDTRGEARDGSKSKVEHSSSPSLSPSQGDSVESSGSPPLSPPKDTSSPHSPSGFMRNVKKRESKGKGKELKEELNEPSPAGKPKRRFPDFGGLRKSGGKGKKHDKEAMRASLDSRGSAELLEESGGNLSPADSMTSIPTCMPFMWFGDKERDRDRDREPSSSSSSLPYTSAETSSEQSHDRKNKTNLSWSSLFSRSLDLSFSVIDDSNAASPSSDISGLVAEPNLSGRSHTLIFSSSETLDDEPVSTGREYQWQNRPVSEWTNQQVCHWLMGMNMDQYTPEFTAKGLDGQQLLQLDSDKLKALGVSSQSDRSTIKKKLKDMRKAQEKLEKQREKREKEVRRSGKLPVSTDSVC from the exons atgatCAAAGCGGAAAACAAGGGAGGCGAGAGGACCCTGAGGAGTGCGTCCCCTCACAGAAATGCATATAAGTCCGACTTCCACGCCATTAAATGCTCCTTTGATGGGCCCAAATCTGAGGGTGCTGCCAAATCATATACAAATGGTTCCAGTGACACGCGGGAGGACTCAAGGGGGAGACCTTTTGGGACCAGAGTgaacaaaataaagaacataTTCCTACAGATGGATGGTCAGCAACAGGAGTGCCAAGAAGCGAAAGTAACTCTAAAGTCGGATGTGTCACCGGTTTCCCCACCGAAGCTGCAATTTCCAGTCAACACACATAGAGTTAACTTCAACACTGCCACAAGCCCCGAATCAAACAATTTAGATAAAACACCCAAGGGGGAGGATGTTGAGATTGACAAAGTGGCTTTGGCAGAGAAGTTTTCTGTGACCAGAAAACTCTTTGAAAGGGGCATCAAAGAGCAgcctgcagctgaaaaacagTCTCCAAACAGAGTAGTGAATCGTTTGTCCCTGGGAAGTGCTTCTGATGAGGGGAAAAGCACAAGGAGAGTATCCGGATCCTCTGAGACCACTATCAAATCCGAGCAAACTCCTACATCAACAGTTAAATGTCGACCAGACGAAAAGGcggatggtgagaaaaagcaTGTGTCTAAAGCTTCACTGAATGCAGGACCCATGTCCAAGAGGTTGGAGAATTACATGGCTGAGAATGACTCAGAAGACAACAACACAGCTGCTGCAAAGGGGGTAATGGTGTCTAGCAAACAACACAGTACCACTGAACATTTACTGCCTACCTCTCCAACAAGGGACAGCCTACACAAACCTACTTCTCCTGTCAAAGAAGCCACTAACTGTTCACCTGTAACTAATACCACTAACAAAAATACATCGCAGACAGTGTGTGTCATCAACAAACCACCAACTTCTGGTTCTAATATTGGGCTCAACCCAACAATCCAAGTTACCAATGCAGCTTACAAGTCTGTTTCTCCAACAACTGATACCACTCAAAAACCTCTTTCACCAGAGCAAATAACCCCAATTAGCCATGGCTGCAAGCGCTTCTCGTCATCTGCTGATGGATTTAGCAGGACATCTGTTGGTTGTGATGAAGGCAAGCCACATAGTCCACCCCCAAGGGATGTGAAGCAGCCTCCTCCATCAGCTGGTGGTTTTCAGAACACCAACAGGGCCAAATACTCTGAAAAAGCCAAGAGTAATGACAATGTGGTACATAGTCCTACCAGGGACAAACCGCTGAGCCAGACCTCATCACTGGACTCCAAGGGGGTGGGCATGGTACGGGCAGAGCTGGTAGTTGTTCAGAATGAATCTTCAGAGAGTGAGGAGAACGAAGATGAGAATGTTGAAGATAATGTGtttgaggaggagaaggtgcAAAGCCCAAAAGATCTAACAAGAGACCTGAAAAGAACCTTTCCACCAGAAAAACAGAACTGTAACCCTTCTCATCAGGTTATAGTAAGAGATGTcacaaaagagacacaaaagttATTAGAGACTGTGGGGGAAGGTAGACTCCTCGAGGATATAGagctgaaagaggagagacGAGAAGAAAGTTTAGTTGTGAGTCAAGATGTTGATGATAATCGTGAGGAAGATGATGAGGTAGCGGAGGAGGAGACTGTGCTTGAGGAGCAGGTGGGCCAGGGCATCCTGGATCGAGCTTCTCCAGTGGTGTATGGTATTGAGAATGCAGCCTTTGTGGATGACAGGGATGTAGACCAGGTCCttaaggaagaggaggaaggggaagaggaagaggaggaggatcaAATGTATAGGGAGTATGATGACTGTTACGAAACCCCTGGTCTGTCGGATGAGGAGGAGCCTCCCCCAAAGAGGAGAATCAAGTTCTCCACAGACCCAATTCTG GTCTTCAGTACCTTCTCCAATGAGGAATATGATCGGCGAAATGATGATGTGGACCCAGTCGCAGCATCTGCAGAGTATGAGTTGGAGAAGAGAGTGGAGAAGATGGATGTGTTCCCTGTGGAAATTGAGAAAG GAGACAATGGGCTTGGTATCAGTATCATAGGAATGGGAGTGGGAGCCGACCAGGGTTTGGAAAAGCTTGGCATTTTTGTGAAGACCATAACAGAGCGAGGAGCAGCTGAAAAAGATGGACG TATACAGGTGAATGACCAGATAGTGGAGGTTGATGGTATCAGTCTAGTGGGCGTCACCCAACTGTTTGCGGCTACAGTCCTGAAGAACACCAAGGGCACAGTGAG GTTTCTGATTGGAAGGGAGAAGCCAGGGACACAAAGCGAGGTAGCGCGCCTCATAAGCGAGACACTGGAGCAGGAgaaaaaccagcagcagcagcagcagcacttggATGATCCCTATGAACACTCCACAGAGGAA GAGGAGCGCTATGAGGACCAGGACGGAGCAGATGAGAGGATTCTGGGCTCTAATTTCTCTGCAGGGCGGAATGTAGAGGTGTTTGAGCTGCCTGATTCAGAGGCCTTGTTTATGCCAACTAACATGGACAGCTCTCAGATGGCCTTCAAATTCAAAGAG CTGCAGCTCAAACACAGCATTGCCACAGCTGAAATAAATCAACTAATGGAAAGG CTAAGGGCATCAGAGGAGGACAAATCATTGTGGGAAGCCAGGGAGTCTGCACTGGAGCTAAAAATCGAGGATGGCAATGACAAAATCCTGAAGTTGGAGAGTTACTGGCTAGAAGCTCAGGCTCTGTGTAAGACTGTGAATGAACAGTTAGCTGAGACTCAGGCCCAGTATGAGACCCTGGACAAGAAGTACAACAAGGCCAAGAAACTGCTCAAGGACTACCAGCAAAA AGAGATAGACTTtgtgaagaaagaggaggagctgagaaAAAATTTAGATGAAAAAGACAAGTGGTACAAGGAGCAGCTGGAGAGCCTACAGAACAGG ATAGCTGTCCTGGAGTCCAGTGGGGCCTCAGGTGCAGAGCATCAGGACGGTCATGACTCTGCTGCAGAGGAAAAACTAAGCAGCCAAGGCTCGGTCACCAACACACAATCTGTTGATTCACTGCTAG AAGAACAAGACTGGAGGGAGTTGGTCCCTGAAACTGAGCGCTTGGACACCAGTGCACATAAGGCGAAAGGCTTGCTGGCTCAGAAAGCCAAACGCCAGCCTCCATCTCGGAACAAACTGAAGGAGAGCCTCACAGAGGCTTCAAGTCATTCTCAG GAAactgaagaagaggatgagcaggaggagcaggaatcttccaggaggaggaggtccaTCCAGGAGAGCCTTTCCCTCCCAGTGCCTGTCTGCTATCCTGGGAATGGACAGAAGGATACTCGAGGCGAGGCCAGAGATGGGTCCAAGAGTAAGGTGGAGCACTCCAGCAGCCCGTCTTTGTCACCATCACAGGGAGACAGTGTTGAAAGCAGCGGAAGTCCTCCTTTGTCTCCTCCAAAAGACACCTCCTCACCACATTCGCCCTCTGGATTCATGCGCAATGTCAAGAAGAGGGAATCCAAAGGCAAGGGTAAAGAGCTCAAAG AGGAGTTAAATGAGCCTTCACCAGCAGGAAAACCCAAAAGACGATTTCCTGACTTTGG TGGCCTACGGAAGTCAggtggaaaagggaaaaaacatgacaaggaGGCAATGAGAGCATCTTTGGACAGCAG GGGGTCAGCAGAGTTACTGGAGGAGTCTGGAGGGAACCTGTCTCCTGCAGACTCGATGACCTCCATCCCTACCTGTATGCCTTTCATGTGGTTTGGAGACAAGGAgagggacagggacagagacagggagcCCTCCTCTTCAAGCAGCAGCCTGCCATACACTTCAGCTGAGACCAGCAGTGAGCAAAGCCACGATCGCAAGAATAAG ACAAATCTCTCCTGGTCCTCTTTATTCAGTCGCTCATTAGATTTG AGTTTTTCAGTCATAGATGATTCTAATGCTGCCAGTCCCAGTTCAGACATCTCTGGGTTAGTTGCTGAACCCAATCTGTCTGGGCGCTCACACACTTTAATCTTCTCTTCCAGCGAG
- the ppp1r9ala gene encoding neurabin-1 isoform X4, translating to MIKAENKGGERTLRSASPHRNAYKSDFHAIKCSFDGPKSEGAAKSYTNGSSDTREDSRGRPFGTRVNKIKNIFLQMDGQQQECQEAKVTLKSDVSPVSPPKLQFPVNTHRVNFNTATSPESNNLDKTPKGEDVEIDKVALAEKFSVTRKLFERGIKEQPAAEKQSPNRVVNRLSLGSASDEGKSTRRVSGSSETTIKSEQTPTSTVKCRPDEKADGEKKHVSKASLNAGPMSKRLENYMAENDSEDNNTAAAKGVMVSSKQHSTTEHLLPTSPTRDSLHKPTSPVKEATNCSPVTNTTNKNTSQTVCVINKPPTSGSNIGLNPTIQVTNAAYKSVSPTTDTTQKPLSPEQITPISHGCKRFSSSADGFSRTSVGCDEGKPHSPPPRDVKQPPPSAGGFQNTNRAKYSEKAKSNDNVVHSPTRDKPLSQTSSLDSKGVGMVRAELVVVQNESSESEENEDENVEDNVFEEEKVQSPKDLTRDLKRTFPPEKQNCNPSHQVIVRDVTKETQKLLETVGEGRLLEDIELKEERREESLVVSQDVDDNREEDDEVAEEETVLEEQVGQGILDRASPVVYGIENAAFVDDRDVDQVLKEEEEGEEEEEEDQMYREYDDCYETPGLSDEEEPPPKRRIKFSTDPILVFSTFSNEEYDRRNDDVDPVAASAEYELEKRVEKMDVFPVEIEKGDNGLGISIIGMGVGADQGLEKLGIFVKTITERGAAEKDGRIQVNDQIVEVDGISLVGVTQLFAATVLKNTKGTVRFLIGREKPGTQSEVARLISETLEQEKNQQQQQQHLDDPYEHSTEEEERYEDQDGADERILGSNFSAGRNVEVFELPDSEALFMPTNMDSSQMAFKFKELQLKHSIATAEINQLMERLRASEEDKSLWEARESALELKIEDGNDKILKLESYWLEAQALCKTVNEQLAETQAQYETLDKKYNKAKKLLKDYQQKEIDFVKKEEELRKNLDEKDKWYKEQLESLQNRIAVLESSGASGAEHQDGHDSAAEEKLSSQGSVTNTQSVDSLLEEQDWRELVPETERLDTSAHKAKGLLAQKAKRQPPSRNKLKESLTEASSHSQETEEEDEQEEQESSRRRRSIQESLSLPVPVCYPGNGQKDTRGEARDGSKSKVEHSSSPSLSPSQGDSVESSGSPPLSPPKDTSSPHSPSGFMRNVKKRESKGKGKELKEELNEPSPAGKPKRRFPDFGGLRKSGGKGKKHDKEAMRASLDSRGSAELLEESGGNLSPADSMTSIPTCMPFMWFGDKERDRDRDREPSSSSSSLPYTSAETSSEQSHDRKNKTLDDEPVSTGREYQWQNRPVSEWTNQQVCHWLMGMNMDQYTPEFTAKGLDGQQLLQLDSDKLKALGVSSQSDRSTIKKKLKDMRKAQEKLEKQREKREKEVRRSGKLPVSTDSVC from the exons atgatCAAAGCGGAAAACAAGGGAGGCGAGAGGACCCTGAGGAGTGCGTCCCCTCACAGAAATGCATATAAGTCCGACTTCCACGCCATTAAATGCTCCTTTGATGGGCCCAAATCTGAGGGTGCTGCCAAATCATATACAAATGGTTCCAGTGACACGCGGGAGGACTCAAGGGGGAGACCTTTTGGGACCAGAGTgaacaaaataaagaacataTTCCTACAGATGGATGGTCAGCAACAGGAGTGCCAAGAAGCGAAAGTAACTCTAAAGTCGGATGTGTCACCGGTTTCCCCACCGAAGCTGCAATTTCCAGTCAACACACATAGAGTTAACTTCAACACTGCCACAAGCCCCGAATCAAACAATTTAGATAAAACACCCAAGGGGGAGGATGTTGAGATTGACAAAGTGGCTTTGGCAGAGAAGTTTTCTGTGACCAGAAAACTCTTTGAAAGGGGCATCAAAGAGCAgcctgcagctgaaaaacagTCTCCAAACAGAGTAGTGAATCGTTTGTCCCTGGGAAGTGCTTCTGATGAGGGGAAAAGCACAAGGAGAGTATCCGGATCCTCTGAGACCACTATCAAATCCGAGCAAACTCCTACATCAACAGTTAAATGTCGACCAGACGAAAAGGcggatggtgagaaaaagcaTGTGTCTAAAGCTTCACTGAATGCAGGACCCATGTCCAAGAGGTTGGAGAATTACATGGCTGAGAATGACTCAGAAGACAACAACACAGCTGCTGCAAAGGGGGTAATGGTGTCTAGCAAACAACACAGTACCACTGAACATTTACTGCCTACCTCTCCAACAAGGGACAGCCTACACAAACCTACTTCTCCTGTCAAAGAAGCCACTAACTGTTCACCTGTAACTAATACCACTAACAAAAATACATCGCAGACAGTGTGTGTCATCAACAAACCACCAACTTCTGGTTCTAATATTGGGCTCAACCCAACAATCCAAGTTACCAATGCAGCTTACAAGTCTGTTTCTCCAACAACTGATACCACTCAAAAACCTCTTTCACCAGAGCAAATAACCCCAATTAGCCATGGCTGCAAGCGCTTCTCGTCATCTGCTGATGGATTTAGCAGGACATCTGTTGGTTGTGATGAAGGCAAGCCACATAGTCCACCCCCAAGGGATGTGAAGCAGCCTCCTCCATCAGCTGGTGGTTTTCAGAACACCAACAGGGCCAAATACTCTGAAAAAGCCAAGAGTAATGACAATGTGGTACATAGTCCTACCAGGGACAAACCGCTGAGCCAGACCTCATCACTGGACTCCAAGGGGGTGGGCATGGTACGGGCAGAGCTGGTAGTTGTTCAGAATGAATCTTCAGAGAGTGAGGAGAACGAAGATGAGAATGTTGAAGATAATGTGtttgaggaggagaaggtgcAAAGCCCAAAAGATCTAACAAGAGACCTGAAAAGAACCTTTCCACCAGAAAAACAGAACTGTAACCCTTCTCATCAGGTTATAGTAAGAGATGTcacaaaagagacacaaaagttATTAGAGACTGTGGGGGAAGGTAGACTCCTCGAGGATATAGagctgaaagaggagagacGAGAAGAAAGTTTAGTTGTGAGTCAAGATGTTGATGATAATCGTGAGGAAGATGATGAGGTAGCGGAGGAGGAGACTGTGCTTGAGGAGCAGGTGGGCCAGGGCATCCTGGATCGAGCTTCTCCAGTGGTGTATGGTATTGAGAATGCAGCCTTTGTGGATGACAGGGATGTAGACCAGGTCCttaaggaagaggaggaaggggaagaggaagaggaggaggatcaAATGTATAGGGAGTATGATGACTGTTACGAAACCCCTGGTCTGTCGGATGAGGAGGAGCCTCCCCCAAAGAGGAGAATCAAGTTCTCCACAGACCCAATTCTG GTCTTCAGTACCTTCTCCAATGAGGAATATGATCGGCGAAATGATGATGTGGACCCAGTCGCAGCATCTGCAGAGTATGAGTTGGAGAAGAGAGTGGAGAAGATGGATGTGTTCCCTGTGGAAATTGAGAAAG GAGACAATGGGCTTGGTATCAGTATCATAGGAATGGGAGTGGGAGCCGACCAGGGTTTGGAAAAGCTTGGCATTTTTGTGAAGACCATAACAGAGCGAGGAGCAGCTGAAAAAGATGGACG TATACAGGTGAATGACCAGATAGTGGAGGTTGATGGTATCAGTCTAGTGGGCGTCACCCAACTGTTTGCGGCTACAGTCCTGAAGAACACCAAGGGCACAGTGAG GTTTCTGATTGGAAGGGAGAAGCCAGGGACACAAAGCGAGGTAGCGCGCCTCATAAGCGAGACACTGGAGCAGGAgaaaaaccagcagcagcagcagcagcacttggATGATCCCTATGAACACTCCACAGAGGAA GAGGAGCGCTATGAGGACCAGGACGGAGCAGATGAGAGGATTCTGGGCTCTAATTTCTCTGCAGGGCGGAATGTAGAGGTGTTTGAGCTGCCTGATTCAGAGGCCTTGTTTATGCCAACTAACATGGACAGCTCTCAGATGGCCTTCAAATTCAAAGAG CTGCAGCTCAAACACAGCATTGCCACAGCTGAAATAAATCAACTAATGGAAAGG CTAAGGGCATCAGAGGAGGACAAATCATTGTGGGAAGCCAGGGAGTCTGCACTGGAGCTAAAAATCGAGGATGGCAATGACAAAATCCTGAAGTTGGAGAGTTACTGGCTAGAAGCTCAGGCTCTGTGTAAGACTGTGAATGAACAGTTAGCTGAGACTCAGGCCCAGTATGAGACCCTGGACAAGAAGTACAACAAGGCCAAGAAACTGCTCAAGGACTACCAGCAAAA AGAGATAGACTTtgtgaagaaagaggaggagctgagaaAAAATTTAGATGAAAAAGACAAGTGGTACAAGGAGCAGCTGGAGAGCCTACAGAACAGG ATAGCTGTCCTGGAGTCCAGTGGGGCCTCAGGTGCAGAGCATCAGGACGGTCATGACTCTGCTGCAGAGGAAAAACTAAGCAGCCAAGGCTCGGTCACCAACACACAATCTGTTGATTCACTGCTAG AAGAACAAGACTGGAGGGAGTTGGTCCCTGAAACTGAGCGCTTGGACACCAGTGCACATAAGGCGAAAGGCTTGCTGGCTCAGAAAGCCAAACGCCAGCCTCCATCTCGGAACAAACTGAAGGAGAGCCTCACAGAGGCTTCAAGTCATTCTCAG GAAactgaagaagaggatgagcaggaggagcaggaatcttccaggaggaggaggtccaTCCAGGAGAGCCTTTCCCTCCCAGTGCCTGTCTGCTATCCTGGGAATGGACAGAAGGATACTCGAGGCGAGGCCAGAGATGGGTCCAAGAGTAAGGTGGAGCACTCCAGCAGCCCGTCTTTGTCACCATCACAGGGAGACAGTGTTGAAAGCAGCGGAAGTCCTCCTTTGTCTCCTCCAAAAGACACCTCCTCACCACATTCGCCCTCTGGATTCATGCGCAATGTCAAGAAGAGGGAATCCAAAGGCAAGGGTAAAGAGCTCAAAG AGGAGTTAAATGAGCCTTCACCAGCAGGAAAACCCAAAAGACGATTTCCTGACTTTGG TGGCCTACGGAAGTCAggtggaaaagggaaaaaacatgacaaggaGGCAATGAGAGCATCTTTGGACAGCAG GGGGTCAGCAGAGTTACTGGAGGAGTCTGGAGGGAACCTGTCTCCTGCAGACTCGATGACCTCCATCCCTACCTGTATGCCTTTCATGTGGTTTGGAGACAAGGAgagggacagggacagagacagggagcCCTCCTCTTCAAGCAGCAGCCTGCCATACACTTCAGCTGAGACCAGCAGTGAGCAAAGCCACGATCGCAAGAATAAG